In bacterium, a single window of DNA contains:
- a CDS encoding ABC transporter permease, whose translation MIQMAWENLRIALSSLRTNKLRSALTTLGIIIGITTVIAIISVIEGLNLAFSAELSTIGGNVIYVQKWRWMTNDWDITKKWRDLGWKEYRALRDQVRESDLVIPMHRTMRPVRYEGKKIDDVLVTGAGAGYDELRDATVGSGRYLNAHEFDAGRDVVVIGWDVAEKLFGLRNPVGQDLYIGGKRFAIAGVLEQRGDFFDLNLDTTVVIPIKNFEKNFGSKRSLTLALRPVNPDDAQPAIDEIRAILRRVRGVAFREDDDFAINKVDAIKELYDKLTGGLYAAMFGVASISLLVGGVGIMNIMLVSVTERTREIGIRKAVGARRSSILLQFLIEAVLLACLGGAIGVSLGFGLANLVNAVSPVPATVRLWSVWLGLGFSALVGIVFGFFPAWRAASRHPIEALRWE comes from the coding sequence ATGATCCAGATGGCGTGGGAAAACCTGCGCATCGCCCTTTCCTCCCTTCGCACGAACAAGCTGCGCAGCGCGCTCACCACGCTTGGCATCATCATCGGCATCACCACGGTCATTGCGATCATCTCCGTCATCGAGGGATTGAACCTCGCGTTTTCCGCGGAGCTTTCGACGATCGGCGGCAATGTCATCTATGTGCAGAAGTGGCGCTGGATGACCAACGACTGGGACATCACGAAAAAATGGCGCGACCTGGGCTGGAAGGAATACCGCGCGCTTCGCGACCAGGTCCGCGAAAGCGATCTCGTGATTCCGATGCACCGGACGATGCGTCCCGTGCGTTACGAGGGCAAGAAAATCGATGACGTGCTCGTGACGGGCGCGGGCGCCGGCTATGACGAATTGCGCGACGCGACGGTCGGATCCGGGCGCTATCTGAACGCGCACGAGTTCGACGCCGGGCGGGACGTTGTCGTCATCGGATGGGACGTTGCCGAGAAGCTCTTCGGCCTGCGCAACCCGGTCGGGCAGGACCTTTACATCGGCGGCAAGCGTTTCGCGATCGCAGGCGTGCTCGAGCAGCGCGGTGATTTTTTCGATTTGAACCTCGACACCACGGTCGTCATCCCGATCAAGAACTTCGAGAAGAACTTCGGTTCAAAACGCAGCCTCACGCTCGCGCTTCGCCCCGTAAACCCGGACGACGCGCAACCGGCCATCGACGAGATCCGCGCGATCCTGCGCCGCGTGCGCGGCGTGGCCTTTCGCGAGGACGACGATTTCGCGATCAACAAGGTCGACGCGATCAAGGAGCTATACGACAAGCTGACGGGCGGACTCTACGCCGCGATGTTCGGCGTGGCGTCGATCTCGCTTCTGGTCGGCGGCGTCGGGATCATGAACATCATGCTGGTGTCGGTCACCGAGCGCACGCGCGAGATCGGCATCCGCAAGGCGGTCGGCGCGCGGCGCTCGTCCATCCTGCTGCAATTTCTCATCGAGGCGGTCTTGCTGGCGTGCCTGGGCGGCGCGATCGGCGTATCGCTCGGTTTCGGCCTGGCGAATCTCGTCAACGCGGTCAGCCCCGTGCCGGCCACGGTGCGCCTGTGGTCCGTGTGGCTGGGTCTTGGATTTTCCGCCCTGGTCGGAATCGTCTTCGGCTTTTTTCCGGCGTGGCGCGCGGCGTCGCGCCATCCCATCGAGGCGCTGCGATGGGAGTGA
- a CDS encoding glucosamine-6-phosphate deaminase — translation MTDTPKKILTFPGGASARIRVGNSGDDAGRFAARLIAAQIDRCDGAARIAFATGDTPLPAYRELARMHREDARRFDKVQAFLLDEYVGLPVDHPRRFANALRATLLDAIGLPDANFHTFGAPDANDDLDRVATDYERHIANAGGLDLAILGIGGNGHIAFNEPGSDPAARTRAVTLSDDTRRANSRAFASVDEVPARAVTVGIGTLLDARAILLIALGAGKAEAIRLALCGPVTADVPASFLQRYRGELDVVLDREAAAGL, via the coding sequence ATGACCGATACCCCGAAAAAAATCCTGACGTTCCCCGGCGGCGCGAGCGCGCGCATTCGCGTGGGGAATTCGGGCGACGACGCGGGACGTTTTGCCGCGCGGCTCATTGCCGCGCAAATCGATCGATGCGACGGCGCCGCGCGCATCGCGTTCGCGACGGGCGACACGCCGCTTCCGGCGTATCGCGAACTGGCGCGCATGCACCGGGAGGACGCGCGCCGATTCGACAAGGTTCAGGCGTTTTTGCTCGACGAATACGTCGGGTTGCCGGTCGATCATCCGCGGCGTTTCGCAAATGCCCTCCGCGCCACGTTGCTCGATGCGATCGGGCTTCCCGACGCGAATTTTCACACGTTCGGCGCACCGGACGCCAACGACGACCTGGACCGCGTCGCAACGGACTATGAGCGGCACATCGCCAACGCCGGCGGGCTTGATCTGGCGATCCTCGGCATCGGCGGCAACGGCCATATCGCGTTCAACGAGCCGGGCTCGGACCCGGCGGCCAGAACGCGCGCCGTGACGCTTTCGGACGATACGCGGCGCGCGAACAGCCGCGCGTTCGCGTCCGTCGACGAGGTGCCGGCGCGGGCCGTCACGGTCGGGATCGGCACGCTTCTCGACGCGCGCGCGATCCTTTTGATCGCGCTCGGGGCGGGCAAGGCCGAAGCGATCCGGCTCGCGTTGTGCGGCCCGGTCACGGCGGACGTGCCCGCGTCATTCTTGCAGCGCTACCGGGGCGAACTGGACGTGGTACTCGACCGCGAGGCGGCGGCGGGGCTGTAG
- a CDS encoding ABC transporter permease, with product MGVTPRDSAAGARSRYRSHAIVESVRMSLEAIRANKLRSVLTCLGIIIGVSTVIAMMSIVNGINGVMTRELNRIGANSFFMSKFPAMQISMDWRKFAKRPDLTMDDVEALRAQAQSVEQVSPGVAFWNRTVKYRDAETEPEVFLVGAQSEYLTIGGIQTVQGRNFTTLEDDAPRNVALLGADVVDRLFPRGSPIGEHVRTGPYRVRVIGVLERRGSIFGFNQDAIIIIPIHNVLKHNEETDMMELALKAMPGVPMQRAIDEVRAIMRTRHKLKMTDPDDFEIATRESITRAWSNMTGSIFAAAIGIASISLLVGGVGIMNIMLVSVRERTREIGVRKALGARHRDIQRQFLIEATTLSALGGVVGIGVAIGGLIGLEKGMPTLPVQITPFAIALAFGFSVLVGVFFGVFPARRAARLDPIESLRYE from the coding sequence ATGGGAGTGACGCCGCGCGATTCCGCCGCCGGCGCGCGGTCCCGCTATCGCTCGCACGCGATCGTCGAGAGCGTCCGCATGTCTCTCGAGGCGATCCGCGCCAACAAACTGCGTTCCGTTCTGACGTGCCTTGGCATCATCATCGGCGTTTCGACCGTCATCGCGATGATGTCCATCGTCAACGGCATCAACGGCGTCATGACGCGCGAGCTCAACCGCATCGGCGCGAACTCGTTTTTCATGTCGAAGTTCCCGGCGATGCAAATCAGCATGGACTGGCGCAAGTTTGCCAAACGCCCGGACCTGACGATGGACGATGTGGAGGCGCTGCGGGCGCAGGCGCAATCGGTGGAGCAGGTTTCTCCCGGCGTTGCGTTCTGGAACCGCACGGTGAAATACCGCGACGCGGAAACGGAGCCGGAGGTCTTTCTTGTCGGAGCGCAAAGCGAATATCTGACGATCGGCGGCATCCAGACCGTGCAGGGGCGTAATTTCACGACGCTCGAGGACGACGCGCCCCGCAACGTCGCGCTGCTCGGCGCGGATGTCGTGGACCGCCTGTTTCCGCGCGGCTCGCCGATCGGCGAACACGTTCGCACCGGGCCGTACCGCGTGCGCGTCATCGGCGTCCTCGAGCGGCGCGGGTCGATCTTCGGATTCAATCAGGACGCCATCATCATCATCCCGATCCACAACGTGCTCAAACACAACGAGGAAACGGACATGATGGAGCTTGCGCTCAAAGCCATGCCCGGCGTGCCGATGCAGCGCGCCATCGACGAAGTGCGCGCCATTATGCGCACGCGGCACAAGCTGAAAATGACGGACCCGGACGATTTCGAGATCGCCACGCGCGAATCGATCACGCGCGCCTGGTCGAACATGACGGGTTCGATCTTCGCGGCGGCGATCGGCATCGCGTCGATTTCGCTTCTGGTCGGCGGCGTGGGGATCATGAACATCATGCTGGTGTCGGTCCGCGAACGCACGCGCGAGATCGGCGTGCGAAAGGCGCTCGGCGCGCGTCACCGCGACATCCAGCGCCAGTTCCTCATCGAGGCAACGACGCTCTCCGCGCTCGGCGGCGTCGTGGGGATCGGCGTTGCGATCGGCGGATTGATCGGCCTTGAAAAAGGCATGCCGACGCTGCCCGTGCAGATCACCCCGTTCGCCATCGCGTTGGCGTTCGGGTTTTCCGTGCTGGTCGGCGTGTTTTTCGGCGTCTTCCCGGCAAGGCGCGCGGCAAGGCTCGATCCGATTGAGTCGCTGCGATACGAGTAG
- a CDS encoding oligopeptide transporter, OPT family, producing the protein MQPIKPYVSAETNMPETTVQAIVLGFILLFLLTAANVYVGLYAGMTVSAAIPAAVISMGVLKGILKRGTILENNIVHTLASSGESLAAGIIFTVPAIVLLGLWDTFNYFETTLIAVAGGLLGVLIMIPLRRSLIIENEELRYPEGIACAEVLKVGDKGGEDLGGIFWALGLGGAFKLCVSVFGLFKGTVEGAVRVGKSAFGGGMDISPMLVGVGFIVGWEIAILVFLGGAIAWFGAMPILSVYYGLPEGDVLEGVWGLWNTKIRYLGIGAMVVGGIWSIIKVRKGILTGVKYAVEGMRGGSATEEIRTERNIKGGHLIGLILASVVLIAVTYFHMTGSIGTTVITTIAMFILSFFFVAVASYIAGLVGSSNSPVSGMTICTVLITAGLLLLLGYTGASGMLATLGVAGVVCCAACLAGDISQDLKIGYILGATPKRQQWAEVAGTVAAAFIIAPIMTVLHKAYGIGEPAREGVTALKAPQAMLFKSLVGSLFDPEAHLPWGLVIAGIVLGVVVVAIDVFVLEPRGTRFRLHIMPMAVGIYLPLSVSTPLLVGGIAAHLVERKYSGNAEKQQSALHKGTIFASGIVAGEAIFGVLIAFLIMAKLDLPFAATKLTERMGVGSDFVSLVAVFAMAYVMMKYAMKEKR; encoded by the coding sequence ATGCAGCCCATCAAGCCGTATGTTTCCGCGGAAACGAATATGCCCGAGACGACGGTGCAAGCCATCGTCCTGGGCTTCATTCTCCTTTTTCTCCTGACCGCCGCCAACGTTTACGTCGGCTTGTACGCGGGCATGACGGTGAGCGCGGCGATCCCCGCGGCCGTCATTTCGATGGGCGTGCTGAAGGGAATCCTGAAACGCGGCACGATCCTCGAAAACAACATCGTGCACACGCTGGCGTCCTCCGGCGAAAGCCTGGCCGCCGGCATCATTTTCACGGTGCCCGCTATCGTGTTGCTGGGCCTGTGGGACACCTTCAACTATTTCGAAACGACGCTCATCGCGGTCGCTGGCGGCCTTTTGGGCGTGCTCATCATGATTCCGCTGCGCCGCTCGCTCATCATCGAGAACGAGGAGTTGCGATACCCCGAGGGCATCGCCTGCGCCGAGGTGCTGAAAGTCGGCGACAAGGGGGGCGAGGACCTGGGCGGCATTTTCTGGGCTCTCGGCCTTGGCGGCGCGTTCAAGCTGTGCGTCTCCGTGTTCGGTTTGTTCAAGGGCACGGTCGAGGGCGCGGTGCGCGTCGGCAAATCCGCGTTCGGCGGCGGCATGGACATCTCGCCCATGCTTGTCGGCGTCGGCTTTATCGTCGGCTGGGAGATCGCGATCCTTGTGTTCCTCGGCGGCGCGATCGCCTGGTTTGGCGCCATGCCGATCCTCTCCGTTTACTACGGACTGCCCGAGGGCGACGTGCTCGAGGGCGTGTGGGGCCTTTGGAACACGAAGATTCGCTACCTCGGCATCGGCGCGATGGTCGTCGGCGGGATCTGGTCGATCATCAAGGTGCGCAAGGGCATTCTGACCGGCGTGAAGTACGCGGTCGAAGGCATGCGGGGCGGCTCGGCCACCGAAGAGATCCGCACCGAACGCAATATCAAGGGCGGACACCTCATCGGCCTGATCCTCGCGAGCGTCGTCCTAATCGCGGTGACGTATTTCCACATGACCGGCTCGATCGGAACGACCGTGATCACCACGATCGCGATGTTCATCCTCTCGTTCTTTTTCGTGGCGGTGGCCAGTTACATCGCGGGCCTTGTCGGATCGTCGAACAGCCCGGTTTCGGGCATGACGATCTGCACCGTGCTCATCACGGCGGGCCTTCTGCTTCTGCTCGGGTACACGGGCGCGTCGGGCATGCTGGCGACGCTCGGCGTTGCGGGCGTCGTGTGCTGCGCCGCGTGCCTGGCGGGTGACATCTCGCAGGATCTGAAGATCGGCTACATCCTGGGCGCGACGCCCAAGCGCCAGCAGTGGGCCGAGGTGGCCGGCACCGTCGCGGCGGCGTTCATCATCGCGCCGATCATGACGGTGCTGCACAAGGCCTACGGCATCGGTGAACCGGCGCGGGAAGGCGTCACCGCCCTCAAGGCGCCGCAGGCAATGTTGTTCAAGTCGCTCGTCGGCTCGCTGTTCGATCCCGAGGCGCATCTGCCTTGGGGACTCGTCATCGCGGGCATTGTCCTTGGCGTCGTCGTCGTCGCCATCGACGTTTTTGTCCTGGAGCCCCGGGGCACGCGCTTTCGCCTGCACATCATGCCGATGGCGGTCGGCATCTACCTGCCGCTGTCGGTGTCGACGCCGCTTCTCGTGGGCGGCATCGCGGCGCACCTCGTTGAACGTAAATATTCCGGCAACGCCGAAAAACAACAGTCCGCGTTGCACAAGGGGACGATCTTCGCCTCCGGAATTGTCGCGGGCGAGGCGATCTTCGGCGTGCTGATCGCGTTTCTCATCATGGCCAAGCTTGATCTGCCGTTCGCCGCGACGAAGCTCACCGAGCGCATGGGCGTCGGTTCGGACTTCGTGTCGCTCGTCGCCGTGTTTGCGATGGCGTACGTGATGATGAAGTACGCGATGAAGGAAAAGCGATAA
- a CDS encoding ABC transporter ATP-binding protein, whose translation MPLLSCTGIRKVYDLGAQKLEVLKGVDLSIDAGEFVAIMGPSGSGKSTLMNIIGCLDTPTSGSYILDGETVSELSDDRLADIRNRKIGFVFQTFNLLARQNARANVELPLIYAGVPRAERHERATAALSAVGLGTRWKHRPNELSGGERQRVAVARALVNRPALLLADEPTGNLDSKTSTEIMKLMVELHDKGNSIVLVTHEEDIAGYAHRVIRLLDGQIASDEKGKAHR comes from the coding sequence ATGCCGCTCCTTTCCTGCACCGGCATCCGCAAGGTGTACGACCTCGGCGCGCAAAAGCTCGAGGTGCTCAAGGGCGTTGACCTTTCGATCGACGCGGGCGAATTCGTCGCGATCATGGGGCCGTCGGGCTCGGGCAAGTCCACGCTGATGAACATCATCGGGTGCCTGGATACGCCGACCTCCGGCTCTTACATCCTGGACGGCGAAACCGTCTCCGAGCTCTCGGACGATCGCCTCGCCGACATCCGCAACCGCAAGATCGGATTCGTCTTTCAGACCTTCAATCTGCTCGCGCGGCAAAATGCCAGAGCCAACGTGGAGCTGCCGCTCATCTACGCGGGCGTGCCTCGGGCCGAGAGGCATGAGCGCGCCACCGCCGCGCTCTCCGCGGTGGGGCTCGGCACGCGGTGGAAGCACCGGCCGAACGAGCTTTCCGGCGGCGAACGCCAGCGCGTGGCGGTCGCGCGCGCGCTCGTCAACCGCCCCGCCCTGCTTCTGGCGGACGAGCCGACGGGCAACCTGGATTCGAAAACGAGCACCGAGATCATGAAGCTGATGGTCGAATTGCACGACAAGGGCAACTCCATCGTCCTGGTGACGCACGAGGAAGACATCGCCGGATACGCGCATCGGGTGATCCGCCTGCTCGACGGACAGATCGCCTCCGACGAAAAGGGCAAGGCGCACCGATGA
- a CDS encoding efflux RND transporter periplasmic adaptor subunit produces MKRVFLILGIVVAAAVIGLIVYSAMTEDALEVTTRKIERKKIVQTVQATGKVEPVEKVEISAYVSAEITRLPVKEGDHVKKGDLLVALDSTRYAASRDQFAAMQSAAKAQVEQMRASLDQSRRTYKRTEQLAAQDLVSSEELERARTAVEVQEAQLAAARDQVRQAAANLRVAGDELSKSVLRSPIDGMIIALNKKVGEIVLGSQFTRDIIMTVADMSAMETVVEVDENDVPNVSLGQEARIEIDALPAREFTGKVVEIATSAKVAMLGTQEETTNFDVTIRLDEGEGFADIRPGMSATANIVTDTEEDALAAPIQCVTMRDPDAPEDKPLSQIRASDLEDVVFRVSEQRAKVLPVKTGISSEFDIVLTGAGIAEGDELICGPYKTLNRELKNNDLVEIQEEQDEDEEG; encoded by the coding sequence GTGAAACGCGTTTTTCTGATTCTCGGCATCGTCGTCGCCGCCGCCGTCATCGGTCTGATCGTTTACTCCGCCATGACGGAAGACGCCCTCGAGGTGACGACACGCAAGATCGAACGCAAGAAGATCGTCCAGACCGTTCAGGCGACGGGCAAGGTCGAGCCCGTGGAGAAGGTCGAGATTTCGGCCTACGTCTCCGCGGAAATCACGCGGCTCCCGGTGAAGGAAGGCGACCACGTAAAAAAGGGCGATCTGCTCGTCGCGCTGGACTCCACGCGTTATGCCGCGAGCCGCGACCAGTTCGCGGCGATGCAAAGCGCCGCGAAGGCGCAGGTCGAACAGATGCGCGCGAGCCTCGACCAATCCCGGCGCACGTATAAGCGCACCGAGCAATTGGCGGCGCAGGATCTTGTTTCGAGCGAGGAGCTCGAGCGCGCGAGGACGGCGGTCGAGGTGCAGGAGGCGCAACTCGCGGCCGCGCGGGATCAGGTTCGCCAGGCAGCCGCGAACCTGCGCGTGGCCGGCGACGAGCTTTCCAAATCCGTGCTGCGAAGCCCCATCGACGGCATGATCATCGCGCTCAACAAGAAGGTCGGCGAGATCGTGCTCGGCTCGCAGTTCACGCGCGACATCATCATGACCGTGGCGGACATGTCGGCGATGGAGACCGTCGTGGAGGTGGACGAGAACGACGTGCCGAACGTGTCGCTCGGCCAGGAGGCCAGGATCGAAATCGACGCCCTGCCCGCCCGCGAATTCACCGGCAAGGTCGTGGAGATCGCCACCTCCGCGAAGGTCGCCATGCTCGGCACGCAGGAGGAAACGACGAATTTTGACGTGACGATCCGCCTTGATGAAGGCGAGGGCTTCGCGGATATCCGCCCCGGCATGAGCGCGACGGCCAACATCGTCACCGACACCGAAGAGGACGCGCTCGCCGCGCCGATCCAGTGCGTCACCATGCGGGATCCCGACGCGCCCGAGGACAAGCCGCTCTCGCAAATTCGCGCGAGCGATCTCGAGGACGTCGTATTCCGCGTCAGCGAACAGCGCGCGAAGGTGCTGCCGGTCAAGACGGGCATCAGCTCGGAGTTTGACATCGTGCTGACGGGCGCGGGGATCGCCGAGGGCGACGAGCTCATCTGCGGCCCGTACAAGACGCTGAACCGCGAGCTGAAAAACAACGACCTCGTCGAGATCCAGGAAGAACAGGATGAGGACGAGGAGGGCTGA
- a CDS encoding SGNH/GDSL hydrolase family protein: MSRLAKKIVFTLVADAIVLVFLVLAYELTQLNRHRWSHSRLNMPRKSTELLVACFGDSHTFGIGALAGGDYPSQLKRRLRRNIPAGRKLQVLNQGEPGSNSSLARQSVRRFFEQSPIAPDVLIFCAGWNNIWNVQGAPVLPDEVAAAPSSEWYAYLLRNSYALRLSRVTQARLEQFAAGGGEFPTKVFSVDEPQEQKLLREWLRADLDAVREICKKHGTRLIVMNYWFPTPWIERELLAFEAETNTSYVNVDNFGYKNRATLRCPSELVTQNCHPNGKGYARIADILLEAVEPILRDKAARLGRAL; this comes from the coding sequence ATGAGCCGACTTGCCAAAAAAATCGTCTTTACCCTGGTCGCCGACGCCATCGTTTTGGTTTTCCTGGTTCTCGCGTACGAGTTAACACAACTCAACCGGCACCGCTGGAGCCACTCCCGGCTGAACATGCCGCGAAAAAGCACGGAGCTGCTGGTCGCGTGCTTCGGTGACAGCCACACCTTTGGCATCGGCGCGCTGGCCGGCGGCGACTATCCTTCGCAACTGAAGCGGCGACTGCGTCGAAATATCCCCGCGGGACGAAAGCTGCAGGTGCTCAATCAGGGCGAGCCGGGCAGCAACTCGTCGCTCGCACGGCAGTCGGTGCGCCGATTTTTCGAGCAGTCGCCGATCGCGCCGGATGTGCTGATCTTCTGTGCGGGGTGGAACAACATCTGGAACGTGCAAGGCGCGCCGGTGCTGCCCGATGAGGTCGCCGCCGCGCCGTCGAGCGAATGGTACGCCTACCTGCTGCGCAACAGCTACGCCTTACGGCTAAGCCGCGTGACGCAGGCGCGGCTCGAACAGTTCGCGGCCGGCGGCGGCGAGTTTCCCACCAAGGTTTTTTCGGTCGACGAGCCCCAGGAGCAAAAATTGCTTCGCGAATGGCTGCGCGCCGATCTCGACGCCGTCCGCGAGATCTGCAAAAAACACGGCACGCGGCTGATCGTCATGAACTACTGGTTTCCGACGCCGTGGATCGAGCGCGAATTGCTGGCGTTCGAAGCCGAGACGAATACGAGTTATGTCAACGTCGACAACTTCGGTTACAAGAACCGCGCGACGTTGCGCTGCCCGAGCGAGCTCGTCACGCAAAACTGCCATCCGAACGGCAAGGGTTACGCGCGCATCGCGGACATCCTGCTGGAGGCGGTCGAACCGATCTTGCGGGACAAGGCCGCGCGCCTTGGCCGAGCGCTCTGA
- the bioA gene encoding adenosylmethionine--8-amino-7-oxononanoate transaminase, whose translation MNPKKNRLVALDRAHVWHPFTPMRMWTDDQIEIIERGEGVFLIDIDGRRLIDGVSSLWCNVHGHRHPTIDRHVRDQLDRIAHSTLLGLAGEPSIELAARLVEILPAGLTRIFYSDSGATAAEVALKMAYGYQVHRGHPERSRFVTFSGAYHGDTIGSVSVGAIDAFHELYRPLLFATDTIPYPFCRACPWGRRPETCETACFDDVEREIERVTETCAGVIIEPIVQGASGIRPAPAGFLARLRAVCDRLGLLLIADEVATGFGRTGTMFACEKENVSPDLMALAKGISGGYLPLAATAATDAIYEAFAGSRDEFRTFFHGHTYTGNALACAAGIGSLAVFDEERVLRGLPAKIDRLARGLARFSDLPHVADVRQAGFMIGIELAEDVAADRPYNPALRMGHRVIRRARELGVIIRPLGDVIVLNPPLAISATEIDALLDATFTAIAQVTEATPDSSD comes from the coding sequence ATGAACCCTAAGAAAAATCGGCTTGTAGCCCTGGATCGCGCGCACGTCTGGCATCCGTTTACGCCCATGCGTATGTGGACCGATGACCAAATCGAAATCATCGAGCGCGGCGAAGGCGTGTTCCTTATCGACATCGACGGCCGCCGCTTGATCGACGGCGTCAGCTCGCTCTGGTGCAACGTCCACGGGCACCGGCATCCGACGATCGATCGCCACGTGCGCGACCAACTCGACCGCATCGCGCATTCCACGCTGCTCGGCCTCGCCGGCGAGCCGTCCATCGAACTTGCCGCGCGGCTGGTCGAGATTCTGCCCGCCGGATTGACGCGCATCTTCTATTCCGACAGCGGCGCGACCGCGGCCGAGGTCGCGCTCAAGATGGCCTACGGCTACCAGGTTCACCGCGGTCACCCGGAACGCAGCCGTTTCGTCACCTTCTCCGGCGCGTATCACGGCGATACCATCGGCTCGGTCAGCGTCGGCGCGATCGACGCGTTCCACGAACTTTACCGGCCGCTGCTCTTTGCGACGGACACGATCCCCTACCCGTTTTGCCGCGCCTGCCCCTGGGGACGCCGCCCCGAGACGTGCGAAACCGCGTGCTTCGACGATGTGGAGCGCGAGATCGAGCGCGTAACCGAAACGTGCGCGGGGGTCATCATCGAGCCGATCGTGCAGGGCGCCTCGGGCATCCGCCCGGCGCCGGCGGGCTTTCTGGCGCGTCTTCGCGCCGTCTGCGACCGGCTCGGCCTGCTTCTCATCGCCGACGAGGTCGCCACGGGCTTCGGGCGCACGGGCACGATGTTCGCGTGCGAAAAGGAAAACGTGAGTCCGGATCTGATGGCGCTCGCCAAGGGGATCTCCGGCGGCTATCTGCCCCTTGCCGCCACGGCCGCGACCGACGCGATCTACGAGGCGTTTGCCGGATCGCGCGATGAGTTCCGCACCTTCTTCCACGGGCACACCTACACCGGCAACGCGCTCGCGTGCGCCGCCGGGATCGGGAGCCTGGCCGTCTTCGACGAAGAGCGCGTCCTTCGGGGTCTGCCCGCTAAAATCGATCGCCTCGCACGCGGACTCGCGCGCTTTTCCGATCTCCCGCATGTCGCGGATGTGCGTCAGGCGGGTTTCATGATCGGGATCGAACTCGCGGAGGACGTCGCGGCGGATCGTCCCTACAATCCCGCCTTGCGCATGGGGCATCGCGTCATCCGGCGCGCGCGTGAGCTTGGCGTCATCATCCGGCCTCTGGGCGACGTGATCGTGCTGAACCCGCCGCTTGCCATCAGCGCAACGGAGATCGACGCGCTTCTGGACGCGACCTTTACGGCGATCGCCCAGGTGACGGAAGCGACGCCCGATTCTTCCGACTGA